From a single Micrococcales bacterium genomic region:
- a CDS encoding DUF5318 family protein encodes MAEMRAQGTVRGSKVLGAPSKPPRPRPELAEPEDVDDPRTPRRVVDYTLQRRRALGKLVLTATGASDNLDPHPDLLRAAKYHGTAREEKCPWCQGSNMVLLRYTWGDELGDYTGRQHSAAEIDEMAGEHGQFRVDEVEVCPDCHWHFRLRSYVLGDGVPRPALRVRKGDT; translated from the coding sequence ATGGCCGAGATGCGGGCACAGGGGACTGTGCGTGGGAGCAAGGTGCTGGGTGCACCGAGCAAACCGCCGCGCCCGCGTCCGGAACTGGCCGAACCGGAGGATGTCGACGACCCCCGCACACCGCGACGGGTGGTCGACTACACACTGCAGAGAAGGCGGGCGCTGGGCAAGTTGGTGCTCACCGCCACCGGTGCCAGTGACAACCTGGATCCGCATCCGGACTTGCTCCGGGCGGCCAAGTACCACGGCACCGCGCGCGAGGAGAAGTGCCCGTGGTGCCAGGGATCGAACATGGTGCTGCTGCGCTACACGTGGGGGGACGAACTGGGGGACTACACGGGCCGGCAGCACTCGGCTGCCGAGATCGACGAGATGGCCGGTGAACACGGCCAGTTCCGCGTCGACGAAGTCGAGGTCTGCCCCGACTGCCACTGGCATTTCCGCCTGCGCAGTTACGTGCTCGGGGACGGGGTTCCCCGTCCGGCACTACGGGTGCGCAAGGGCGACACCTGA
- a CDS encoding DUF2029 domain-containing protein, with protein sequence MISILPSRDDPTVASGSEVAGGPAGSRVRLGVTWWNAYRVLIVMTATAAAVGYLSKAHCLLNGWGAGKYTHLCYSDIPPLYHLRGLADGAVPYVSDLPADQVLEYPALTGVFVYLAARLTPAGSTLWFFNVNVLLLLVCWIIAVLATAVASRSRPWDAAMIALAPGIIMSGTVNWDLLPVALVAVSVALWARDRPWWAGVFLGLGIAAKFYPLLLLGPMFLLCWRARAWRAFGRYLAGAVVAWLVVNVPFMLAGFDGWARFYTFSRERGEDFGSIWLALTTSGHQVPADRLNTVATGLFLLLCAGIALLIWRAPITPRVGQVMFLVVAAFLITNKVYSPQYVVWLIPLAVLARPRWRDFLIWQAGQAVYFVAVWLYLAGLDEGAKGLSKEAYAVAILIQIGVTVWFSGMVVRDVLRPRHDPVRNDGAGVLDPLAGPLSRPTGSATPPAVTPPPAG encoded by the coding sequence ATGATCTCGATCCTGCCCAGCCGCGACGATCCCACGGTCGCCAGCGGCAGCGAGGTGGCCGGCGGGCCGGCCGGATCGCGGGTACGGCTGGGGGTGACTTGGTGGAACGCCTACCGCGTACTGATCGTGATGACCGCCACCGCAGCTGCGGTCGGATACCTGTCCAAGGCGCATTGCCTGCTCAACGGTTGGGGCGCCGGCAAGTACACCCACCTGTGCTATTCCGACATCCCGCCGCTGTACCACCTGCGCGGACTGGCCGACGGGGCGGTGCCCTACGTCAGCGACCTCCCCGCCGATCAGGTTCTGGAGTATCCCGCGCTCACCGGCGTCTTCGTCTACCTCGCCGCTCGGCTGACCCCGGCGGGCAGCACCCTGTGGTTCTTCAACGTCAACGTCCTGCTGCTGCTCGTGTGCTGGATCATCGCCGTCCTCGCCACCGCCGTGGCCTCCCGCAGCCGGCCCTGGGACGCGGCGATGATAGCGCTCGCGCCGGGCATCATCATGTCCGGGACCGTGAACTGGGACCTTCTGCCGGTGGCGCTAGTCGCGGTGTCGGTGGCGCTGTGGGCCCGCGACCGGCCCTGGTGGGCCGGGGTTTTCCTGGGATTGGGGATCGCTGCGAAGTTCTACCCGCTGCTCCTGCTCGGCCCGATGTTCCTGCTGTGCTGGCGCGCCCGCGCGTGGCGGGCCTTCGGACGGTACCTGGCCGGCGCGGTGGTGGCCTGGCTGGTCGTGAACGTCCCCTTCATGCTGGCCGGTTTCGACGGGTGGGCCCGCTTCTACACATTCAGCCGGGAACGCGGTGAAGACTTCGGTTCGATCTGGCTGGCACTGACCACCTCTGGCCACCAGGTTCCCGCCGACCGCCTCAACACTGTGGCCACCGGGCTGTTCCTCCTGCTGTGTGCCGGGATCGCCCTGCTGATCTGGCGGGCTCCCATCACCCCCCGGGTGGGACAGGTGATGTTCCTCGTGGTCGCTGCTTTCCTCATCACCAACAAGGTGTACTCCCCGCAGTACGTGGTGTGGCTGATCCCGCTGGCAGTACTGGCCCGCCCCCGCTGGCGCGACTTCCTCATCTGGCAGGCCGGGCAGGCGGTGTACTTCGTCGCGGTGTGGCTGTACCTCGCCGGCCTCGACGAAGGGGCCAAGGGGCTGTCCAAGGAGGCCTACGCGGTGGCGATCCTCATCCAGATCGGTGTCACGGTGTGGTTCTCGGGCATGGTCGTACGCGACGTACTGCGCCCGCGCCACGATCCGGTCCGCAACGACGGCGCCGGGGTCCTCGATCCGCTCGCCGGGCCGCTGTCCCGGCCTACGGGCTCGGCGACACCGCCGGCGGTGACGCCGCCGCCGGCTGGGTAG
- a CDS encoding penicillin-binding protein, with product MAKKASAKVKRRWIDYPRAGKSGVRRWLPSWKLTLGIVGTLIVVAFIGLGVAVATIQIPKPNDLAVAQTTRIYYDDGKTEIGRIGEANRTSVPIDRISPEMQAAILAAEDRGYYSHGGFDPKGLIRATWNNLTGGTTQGASTITQQYAKNAYLTQEQSFTRKFKELVLSVRLETQASKDDILADYLNTIYYGRGAYGIQAASQAYFGKTAAKLDAAESAYLAAIIRAPSFYASKKGQSDLQQRWDYVVAGMVETGGLTQAQADQLVFPEPLPWSGAYNYYKGTNGYLLESSHQALLDLGYTDDDINLNGYRVTTTINKQAQDAAIAAVDQYGPTYNTEGLRIGLASVRPGTGEVVALYGGRNYLRNQLNDATQATALAGSTFKPFALAAALEDGISLYSTWDGSSPRTIQGYTLQNYGNTSYGIVTLLKATENSINTPYVELGLTVGTDNVRKAAIRAGVPKDTTGLRADPTTVLGTASPTALDMAHAYSTFAARGERADLSMIQEVKTPDKQVDYEFIPSTEREFDEDVMDNVNFALQQVVNVGTGTTALGLGRPSAGKTGTTDNNMSAWYVGYTPQLATAVMMAKSDKAGNMVTLEGTGGLSSVTGGSFPAQMWTAYMRGALEGQPVETFPMPGTWVGSGSVAPSPTTTVSPSASVSPSLTATPSGATSKSPRPTRTASPTPTQATESPATQPPVSPTQPAAASPPAVSPSP from the coding sequence ATGGCGAAAAAGGCCTCCGCCAAGGTCAAACGGCGGTGGATCGACTACCCGCGGGCGGGCAAGAGCGGCGTGCGCCGCTGGCTGCCGTCGTGGAAGCTCACGCTGGGCATCGTCGGGACGCTGATCGTTGTGGCCTTCATCGGGCTGGGGGTGGCTGTGGCCACCATCCAGATCCCCAAACCCAACGACCTGGCCGTCGCGCAGACCACGCGGATCTACTACGACGACGGCAAGACCGAGATCGGGCGCATCGGCGAGGCGAACCGGACCAGCGTTCCGATCGACCGGATCTCGCCGGAGATGCAGGCCGCCATCCTGGCCGCGGAGGACCGGGGCTACTACAGCCACGGCGGTTTCGACCCCAAGGGCCTGATCCGCGCGACGTGGAACAACCTCACCGGTGGCACCACGCAGGGTGCCTCGACGATCACGCAGCAGTACGCGAAGAACGCCTACCTCACCCAGGAGCAGTCGTTCACACGCAAGTTCAAGGAACTCGTACTGTCGGTCAGGCTGGAGACACAGGCCAGCAAGGACGACATCCTGGCCGACTACCTGAACACCATCTACTACGGTCGGGGCGCGTACGGGATCCAGGCGGCATCCCAGGCCTACTTCGGCAAGACCGCGGCAAAGTTGGATGCGGCCGAATCCGCCTACCTGGCCGCGATCATCCGCGCACCGTCGTTCTACGCCAGCAAGAAGGGCCAGAGCGATCTTCAGCAACGCTGGGACTACGTGGTGGCCGGCATGGTGGAGACCGGCGGGCTCACACAGGCGCAGGCGGACCAGTTGGTCTTCCCCGAGCCGTTGCCGTGGAGCGGTGCCTACAACTACTACAAGGGCACCAACGGCTACCTGCTGGAGTCGTCCCACCAAGCACTGCTCGACCTCGGGTACACCGATGACGACATCAACCTCAACGGGTACCGGGTCACCACAACGATCAACAAGCAGGCACAGGACGCAGCCATCGCGGCCGTCGACCAATACGGACCCACGTACAACACCGAGGGCTTGCGTATAGGCCTGGCCAGTGTCCGGCCGGGGACCGGAGAGGTCGTGGCGCTGTACGGCGGGCGGAACTACCTGCGCAACCAGCTCAACGACGCCACCCAGGCCACCGCGCTGGCGGGATCGACGTTCAAGCCGTTCGCACTGGCAGCCGCCCTCGAGGACGGGATCAGCCTCTACTCCACGTGGGACGGCAGCTCGCCGCGCACCATCCAGGGCTACACCCTGCAGAACTACGGCAACACCAGTTACGGGATCGTGACCCTGCTCAAGGCCACTGAGAACTCCATCAACACCCCTTACGTCGAACTGGGGCTGACCGTGGGCACCGACAATGTGCGCAAGGCCGCGATCCGCGCCGGGGTGCCGAAGGACACCACCGGCCTGCGCGCAGACCCGACGACCGTGCTGGGCACCGCCTCGCCGACCGCGCTGGACATGGCCCATGCGTATTCGACGTTCGCCGCCCGCGGGGAGCGCGCGGACCTGTCGATGATCCAGGAGGTGAAGACCCCGGACAAGCAGGTGGACTACGAGTTCATCCCGAGCACCGAGCGGGAGTTCGACGAGGACGTCATGGACAACGTCAACTTCGCTCTGCAGCAGGTGGTCAACGTGGGTACGGGTACGACCGCGCTGGGCCTGGGACGGCCGTCGGCGGGCAAGACCGGGACGACGGACAACAACATGTCCGCGTGGTACGTGGGGTACACCCCGCAGTTGGCCACCGCGGTGATGATGGCCAAGTCCGACAAGGCCGGCAACATGGTCACGCTGGAGGGTACCGGTGGCTTGTCGAGTGTCACCGGTGGCTCGTTCCCGGCCCAGATGTGGACGGCGTACATGCGGGGGGCCCTCGAGGGGCAGCCTGTGGAGACCTTCCCGATGCCGGGTACCTGGGTGGGGTCCGGATCGGTGGCCCCGTCGCCGACCACCACCGTCTCACCGAGCGCATCCGTGTCGCCCTCGCTGACGGCGACACCGTCGGGTGCCACCTCGAAGTCCCCCCGGCCGACGCGTACGGCATCACCCACCCCGACCCAGGCAACTGAGTCACCCGCGACGCAGCCCCCGGTCTCGCCTACCCAGCCGGCGGCGGCGTCACCGCCGGCGGTGTCGCCGAGCCCGTAG